The following coding sequences are from one Dermacentor silvarum isolate Dsil-2018 chromosome 4, BIME_Dsil_1.4, whole genome shotgun sequence window:
- the LOC125944849 gene encoding uncharacterized protein LOC125944849, with product MNSSATKAKQRHCFAPGCTTGYVSSRQQGQKVSLFSVPKDPALFEAWRRAVPRADKSLDAKSVLCERHFDEQYIERFFTHVINGETVQIPRERPVLKLDAVPTAFPNVPAYLSKKPPKKRTSRTSTCGLPSKIRRQEPNTSACEETDSHSAEYDGDQVPVLNSPAIPDVRKCGLPSAYWARHLIAGADNVTVFAVCALYGDKICFEKYVLMTSNENTVRATVFVQGTKIKTVDITDTDMAEELLRDVNCMIPCGGFGKTGEFGVNPKYKEKTFGDRTFSPSCRGVAQTPEKACPQCKHLRRLLRNRESYRRRRGKTRVQTLSYRLKLRTAQAKRSRLSLLQAKSRMKQMKEKNAQNDSTAFEEAVKALPVKQQSQVKACFAACRRKSTKGMKYESEWALECLIMSMKSPRLYEHIRKNKIMTLPSRTSLRRYLKSYRSGFGLSEKVFAAVAEKTKSMDSFQRHGGLLIDEIKLSEHLSLGSDGTIEGFVDLGKFTPESERSVACDHGLVVLFVPFTGTWHQIIGVFASRSNVKSEMLGKIILEAVVMCENAGLHVDFITTDGAAWNRSMWHSFGIHGRKENTVCRRQHPTDPERFLHFISDFPHLVKCVRNTFVRTGVRLPEGHASVDPIDCARKLDEQHDTTLKAMPHISTSVVRPNGFEKMRVNYAVRLYSDEVLRGLFLYNEIIEEKHGSTAATVSFVETMRRLIEAMTSRCSSGALKPGGTHEKCIENFLAYLDEWETAAGSGGFLSRSTAEGLRVTLSSTLHLLRYLTTKLKFSYMMTCRLSQDPLERLFGIIRQMSGCNDHPTPSQFLISVNTLSFQNLAKPPKGSNVSSGLLRSLLGADNGKDLTSQRKLDELLDAGNLAEAHEVLSECGHGTEHVDMVVQTSDARLIYYMAGYVARKSVASTKCAECSRQLLQGENDSAPGAASLTAAVDRGGLLYPSAKLNELVTTLENTFTHCFSVREVKCDSIMDLVSFLQLRKLTLVGCPDHSMSLTNKIMKFYVLTRLHFHVKAQNNKRNARQERMKLLKLRRVL from the coding sequence ATGAACTCCAGCGCTACGAAAGCGAAGCAACGTCACTGCTTCGCTCCCGGCTGCACTACCGGCTACGTGTCGTCGAGGCAGCAGGGACAAAAGGTCTCCCTCTTTTCTGTTCCCAAGGACCCTGCTCTCTTCGAAGCTTGGCGACGAGCCGTACCCCGTGCCGACAAGTCGTTGGACGCGAAGTCTGTGCTTTGTGAGCGCCATTTCGACGAGCAGTATATTGAGCGTTTTTTCACGCACGTGATAAACGGCGAAACTGTTCAGATTCCGCGAGAGCGACCAGTGCTGAAACTTGACGCAGTGCCAACCGCATTCCCAAATGTCCCTGCGTATCTTTCAAAAAAACCGCCGAAGAAAAGGACATCAAGAACGTCCACATGCGGTTTGCCTTCGAAGATTCGGCGCCAGGAACCAAACACGTCTGCTTGCGAGGAAACCGACTCGCACAGTGCAGAATACGATGGTGACCAAGTGCCTGTTTTGAACTCGCCCGCAATTCCTGACGTTCGCAAGTGTGGCCTTCCCAGCGCTTACTGGGCTAGACACCTGATTGCTGGAGCCGACAACGTCACAGTGTTTGCAGTGTGTGCTCTATATGGAGACAAGATATGTTTTGAGAAATATGTGCTCATGACATCAAATGAAAACACAGTTCGAGCGACAGTTTTTGTGCAGGGCACAAAAATAAAGACCGTTGATATCACCGACACTGACATGGCAGAAGAGTTGCTTCGCGACGTCAACTGCATGATACCGTGCGGAGGCTTTGGTAAAACCGGTGAATTTGGAGTAAATCCAAAATATAAGGAGAAGACTTTTGGCGACAGAACCTTCAGCCCATCTTGCCGAGGGGTTGCTCAAACGCCGGAAAAAGCCTGCCCACAGTGCAAGCACCTCAGGAGACTGCTCCGGAATCGAGAATCCTACAGGCGAAGAAGAGGTAAAACCAGGGTGCAGACGCTTTCATACAGGCTTAAGCTGCGAACAGCACAAGCGAAAAGGAGCCGCCTGAGTCTCCTCCAGGCTAAATCGCGCATGAagcaaatgaaagaaaagaatgcACAGAATGATTCTACAGCCTTTGAAGAAGCGGTCAAGGCGCTACCTGTGAAACAACAGTCACAAGTCAAGGCGTGCTTCGCAGCGTGTAGGAGGAAATCCACCAAAGGAATGAAATATGAAAGTGAGTGGGCCCTAGAGTGCTTGATTATGTCCATGAAAAGTCCTCGCCTTTATGAACACATACGCAAAAACAAGATCATGACCTTGCCTTCTCGAACATCCCTACGTCGATATTTGAAGAGCTACAGGAGTGGATTCGGCCTAAGCGAGAAAGTGTTTGCTGCTGTGGCGGAAAAAACGAAATCTATGGACTCTTTCCAGCGCCATGGCGGACTCTTAATTGATGAAATTAAGCTATCCGAACACTTGAGCTTAGGATCCGACGGAACCATCGAAGGTTTTGTGGATCTTGGGAAATTCACACCAGAAAGTGAGCGCTCCGTGGCATGCGACCATGGCCTCGTCGTATTGTTTGTGCCTTTTACAGGAACGTGGCACCAGATTATTGGTGTGTTCGCATCACGCAGCAATGTGAAGTCAGAGATGTTAGGCAAAATAATCCTCGAAGCAGTAGTCATGTGCGAAAACGCCGGTTTGCACGTAGACTTTATCACCACTGATGGAGCTGCGTGGAACAGGAGTATGTGGCACTCGTTCGGTATACACGGCAGAAAAGAAAACACCGTCTGTAGAAGGCAGCACCCTACAGACCCAGAACGTTTTTTGCACTTCATCTCGGACTTCCCACACCTTGTTAAATGTGTGAGGAATACTTTTGTTCGAACTGGCGTGAGACTGCCAGAAGGCCATGCCAGTGTTGACCCTATTGACTGTGCTCGAAAGCTTGATGAACAGCATGACACGACTCTCAAAGCCATGCCTCATATTAGCACATCCGTCGTGCGGCCAAATGGCTTTGAGAAAATGAGGGTAAATTACGCAGTGAGGCTTTATAGCGATGAAGTCCTCAGGGGACTTTTCTTGTACAATGAAATCATCGAAGAAAAGCATGGGAGCACGGCTGCGACAGTCAGCTTTGTGGAAACAATGAGAAGGCTCATTGAGGCAATGACTTCAAGGTGCAGCTCAGGAGCACTCAAGCCTGGAGGGACGCACGAGAAGTGCATTGAAAACTTCTTGGCCTACCTGGACGAGTGGGAAACAGCTGCAGGCTCCGGAGGTTTCCTTAGCCGCAGTACAGCCGAAGGACTTCGTGTTACCTTGTCAAGCACGCTACACCTTCTCCGCTACCTGACGACGAAGTTGAAATTCAGCTATATGATGACATGCCGCTTGAGTCAGGACCCTCTGGAGAGGCTGTTTGGAATCATCCGACAAATGTCTGGATGCAATGACCATCCGACTCCTTCCCAGTTCCTCATCTCGGTTAACACTTTAAGCTTCCAGAATTTGGCAAAACCACCGAAAGGAAGCAATGTGTCCTCAGGACTGCTGAGGAGTCTGCTAGGAGCTGACAACGGAAAGGACCTGACTTCTCAGAGGAAGCTGGATGAGCTTCTTGACGCAGGAAACCTTGCCGAAGCACATGAAGTGCTCAGTGAATGCGGCCACGGTACCGAGCATGTTGACATGGTAGTGCAAACCAGCGATGCCAGGCTCATATACTACATGGCTGGCTACGTGGCAAGAAAGAGCGTTGCAAGCACCAAATGCGCAGAGTGCAGCCGGCAGCTCCTACAAGGCGAAAACGATTCAGCTCCAGGTGCAGCATCCCTCACTGCTGCTGTTGACCGAGGAGGCCTGCTGTACCCATCAGCCAAGCTCAATGAACTCGTGACCACTCTCGAGAACACTTTTACCCACTGTTTTAGTGTGAGAGAAGTCAAATGTGACAGCATCATGGACTTGGTTTCCTTCTTGCAGTTAAGAAAGCTTACCCTCGTTGGCTGCCCTGACCACAGTATGTCCCTCACAAACAAAATTATGAAGTTCTATGTGCTTACTAGGCTCCATTTTCATGTGAAGGCTCAGAACAACAAGCGAAACGCAAGGCAGGAAAGAATGAAATTGCTAAAGCTTAGACGCGTGCTCTAA